In a genomic window of Corynebacterium lizhenjunii:
- a CDS encoding bifunctional 2-methylcitrate synthase/citrate synthase, producing MSENTPEIRKGLYGVVVDETAVSKVVPETNSLTYRGYPVQELARYCSFEEVAYLLWNGELPSQEELIRFSAREKALRHLDRHLIDLITSMPKSCHPMDVLRTAVSFIGSQDPDAYTKDSEHIRRTALELMAKLPTVVALDIRRRRGEGYIEPSRKKGFAENFLWMVFGDEEGSPANSRSDIEAFDKSLILYAEHSFNASTFAARVITSTMSDTYSAVVGAIGALKGPLHGGANEAVMHNFIEVGDPAKAEEWTLNKLKNKELVMGFGHRVYKNGDSRVPTMEAAFRELAKDHGQEQWVEMYEVMAKTMYENTSIKIQPNLDFPAGPAYHILGFDIEFFTPIFVMARITGWTAHIVEQNESNSLIRPLSAYNGVPQRSVPPKQF from the coding sequence ATGTCTGAGAACACCCCAGAAATCCGCAAGGGCCTGTATGGCGTCGTGGTCGATGAGACCGCTGTGTCCAAGGTGGTCCCGGAGACCAACTCCCTGACCTACCGCGGCTACCCCGTCCAGGAACTGGCCCGCTACTGCTCCTTCGAGGAAGTGGCCTACCTGCTGTGGAACGGCGAACTGCCCAGCCAGGAGGAGCTCATCCGCTTCTCCGCCCGCGAGAAGGCTCTGCGCCATCTGGACCGTCACCTCATCGACCTCATCACCTCCATGCCCAAGTCCTGCCACCCGATGGACGTGCTGCGCACCGCTGTGTCCTTCATTGGCTCCCAGGACCCGGACGCCTACACCAAGGACTCCGAGCACATCCGCCGCACCGCACTGGAACTGATGGCCAAGCTGCCCACCGTGGTGGCCTTGGACATCCGCCGCCGCCGCGGCGAGGGCTACATCGAGCCCTCCCGCAAGAAGGGTTTCGCGGAGAACTTCCTGTGGATGGTCTTCGGCGACGAGGAAGGCTCCCCGGCCAACTCCCGCTCCGACATCGAGGCTTTTGATAAGTCCCTGATTCTCTACGCGGAGCACTCCTTCAACGCCTCCACCTTCGCAGCTCGCGTGATCACCTCCACCATGTCGGACACCTACTCCGCAGTCGTCGGTGCTATCGGTGCGCTGAAGGGCCCGCTCCACGGTGGCGCCAACGAGGCTGTGATGCACAACTTCATCGAAGTTGGAGACCCTGCCAAGGCAGAAGAGTGGACCCTGAACAAGCTCAAGAACAAGGAATTGGTCATGGGCTTTGGTCACCGCGTCTACAAGAACGGCGACTCCCGCGTTCCCACCATGGAAGCTGCGTTCCGCGAGTTGGCTAAGGACCACGGCCAGGAGCAGTGGGTGGAGATGTACGAAGTCATGGCGAAGACCATGTACGAAAACACCTCCATCAAGATCCAGCCGAACCTGGACTTCCCAGCTGGCCCGGCTTACCACATCCTTGGCTTCGACATCGAGTTCTTCACCCCGATCTTCGTGATGGCTCGTATCACCGGCTGGACCGCGCACATTGTGGAGCAAAACGAGTCCAACTCGCTAATCCGCCCGCTGTCTGCGTACAACGGTGTGCCGCAGCGTTCCGTACCGCCCAAGCAGTTCTAA
- a CDS encoding pyruvate carboxylase, whose protein sequence is MSATALPSFNKVLVANRGEIAVRAFRAAFETGAKTVAIYPREDRNSFHRAFADEAVRIGTEGAPVKAYLDIDEVIRAAKKSGADAIYPGYGFLSERADLARACADNGITFIGPSPETLDLTGDKAAAVTAAREAGLPTLQDSEPSTDPEQLAEYAKDFQFPVFVKAVAGGGGRGMRFIENEAELKAKCAEASREAEAAFGDAHVYLETAVIKPQHIEVQILGDGQGNVIHLFERDCSVQRRHQKVVEIAPAPSLDPQLRDQICADAVKFCQHINYSGAGTVEFLVDERGNHVFIEMNPRVQVEHTVTEEITGVDIVKSQIDIAAGATLEQLGLRQEDITITGAALQCRITTEDPNNGFRPDTGTLTAYRSPGGAGVRLDGATSVGAEISPNFDSLLVKMTCRGVNFEQAVARAQRALNEFTVSGVATNIGFLRALLREPDFTSTRVDTGFIADHPDLLKAPPAVDESGRIIQYIADVTVNKPNGTRPTTLRPFDKLPEFDRNSEVPRGSRDDLRELGPKAWAEKIRNQSALAVTDTTFRDAHQSLLATRVRGTALVSAAEAVARLTPQLFSVEAWGGATYDVAMRFLKEDPWVRLDLLREAMPNQNIQMLLRGRNTVGYTPYPDSVCHAFVQEAAKSGVDIFRIFDALNDVSQMRPAIDAVLETGNTVAEVAMAYSGDMCSPGEKLYTLDYYLKLAEEIVGTGAHILAIKDMAGLLRPESASKLVMALRKEFDLPVHVHTHDTAGGQLATYYAAALSGADIVDGASAPLAGTTSQPSLSAIISAFSNSSRDTGIDLQAVSDLEPYWEAVRQLYRPFENGIPGPTGRVYKHEIPGGQLSNLRAQASALGLADRFEVIEDNYAAVNEMLGRPTKVTPSSKVVGDLALHLVGAGVDPADFEANPTKYDIPDSVIAFLRGELGTPPGGWPPLRDRVLEGRAPGDVTVKEVPAEEQAHLTSENSEERRDALNRLLFPKQFEEFNEFRRQFGNTEALTDTVFLYGLEEGNEYIVHYFPEGSNDRAQLKPITLRLDALGEPDEKGMRNVVLNVNGQIRPMKVRDTNVESTVATVEKADPSNEGHVAAPFAGVVNATVEPGAAVKAGDQVAVIEAMKMEASISATKDGVVERVAIGQATKVEGGDLIVVIK, encoded by the coding sequence GTGTCTGCTACAGCGCTTCCGTCATTCAACAAGGTGCTTGTCGCCAACCGCGGGGAGATCGCGGTGCGTGCTTTCCGCGCCGCCTTCGAAACCGGCGCCAAGACCGTGGCCATCTATCCCCGCGAAGACCGCAACTCCTTCCACCGCGCATTTGCGGATGAAGCCGTGCGTATCGGCACCGAGGGTGCCCCTGTGAAGGCGTACTTGGATATTGATGAGGTCATTCGCGCCGCCAAAAAGTCCGGGGCTGACGCCATCTACCCGGGCTACGGGTTCCTCTCCGAGCGCGCAGACCTTGCCCGTGCCTGTGCGGACAACGGCATCACCTTCATTGGTCCCTCCCCAGAGACCCTGGATCTGACCGGTGACAAGGCTGCGGCAGTCACCGCCGCCCGGGAGGCCGGCCTGCCCACGCTGCAGGACTCTGAGCCGTCCACGGATCCGGAGCAGCTGGCGGAGTACGCCAAGGACTTCCAATTCCCGGTCTTTGTCAAAGCCGTTGCCGGTGGTGGCGGGCGCGGCATGCGTTTTATCGAAAATGAAGCAGAGTTGAAGGCTAAGTGTGCGGAGGCCTCCCGTGAGGCCGAGGCCGCCTTCGGCGACGCCCACGTCTACCTGGAGACTGCGGTGATCAAGCCGCAGCACATCGAGGTGCAGATTCTCGGCGATGGCCAGGGCAACGTCATTCACCTCTTTGAGCGTGACTGCTCCGTGCAGCGCCGCCACCAGAAGGTCGTGGAGATCGCCCCGGCGCCTAGCCTGGATCCGCAGCTACGCGACCAGATCTGTGCAGATGCGGTGAAGTTCTGCCAGCACATCAACTACTCCGGCGCGGGCACTGTGGAGTTCCTGGTGGATGAGCGCGGCAACCACGTCTTTATTGAGATGAACCCCCGCGTGCAGGTGGAACACACCGTCACTGAGGAAATCACCGGCGTGGATATTGTGAAATCCCAGATTGACATCGCAGCCGGTGCCACCCTGGAGCAGCTGGGATTGCGTCAGGAGGACATCACCATCACGGGTGCTGCCTTGCAGTGCCGCATCACTACCGAAGACCCGAACAACGGCTTCCGCCCGGATACCGGCACGCTGACCGCTTACCGTTCGCCGGGTGGCGCTGGCGTGCGTTTGGACGGTGCGACCTCTGTGGGTGCGGAGATCTCCCCGAACTTTGACTCGCTGTTGGTGAAGATGACCTGCCGTGGCGTGAACTTTGAGCAAGCAGTGGCCCGTGCCCAGCGCGCGCTCAATGAGTTCACCGTCTCCGGCGTGGCCACCAACATTGGCTTCCTGCGCGCGCTGCTGCGAGAGCCGGACTTCACCTCTACCCGCGTGGACACCGGTTTTATCGCCGACCACCCGGACCTGCTCAAGGCCCCGCCAGCGGTGGATGAGTCCGGCCGGATCATCCAGTACATCGCTGATGTCACGGTGAATAAGCCCAACGGCACCCGCCCGACCACGCTGCGCCCGTTTGATAAGCTGCCCGAGTTCGACCGCAATTCCGAGGTTCCGCGCGGTTCCCGTGATGACCTGCGCGAGCTGGGCCCGAAGGCTTGGGCGGAGAAGATCCGCAACCAGTCCGCACTTGCGGTCACGGACACCACCTTCCGTGATGCCCACCAGTCCTTGCTGGCCACCCGCGTGCGCGGTACGGCTTTGGTCTCTGCTGCCGAGGCCGTGGCCCGCCTGACCCCGCAGTTGTTCTCCGTGGAGGCGTGGGGTGGGGCTACCTACGATGTCGCCATGCGCTTCCTCAAGGAGGATCCGTGGGTACGCCTGGACCTGCTGCGTGAGGCGATGCCGAACCAGAACATCCAGATGTTGCTGCGTGGGCGTAACACCGTGGGTTACACGCCTTACCCGGACTCGGTGTGCCATGCCTTTGTCCAGGAGGCTGCGAAGTCGGGCGTGGACATCTTCCGCATCTTCGATGCCCTTAATGATGTCAGCCAAATGCGTCCCGCTATCGATGCCGTCCTTGAGACCGGTAACACCGTGGCTGAGGTGGCCATGGCGTATTCCGGCGACATGTGCTCGCCGGGGGAGAAGCTCTACACGCTGGACTACTACCTCAAGCTCGCTGAGGAGATCGTGGGCACCGGCGCGCACATCCTGGCTATCAAGGATATGGCCGGCCTGCTGCGCCCGGAGTCTGCCTCCAAGCTGGTGATGGCCCTGCGCAAGGAATTTGACCTGCCGGTTCACGTCCACACCCACGACACCGCAGGTGGCCAGCTGGCTACCTACTATGCCGCCGCACTGTCCGGGGCAGACATTGTCGATGGCGCCTCCGCCCCACTGGCAGGCACCACCTCCCAGCCTTCCCTGTCGGCGATCATTTCCGCGTTCTCTAATTCCTCGCGGGATACCGGAATTGACCTGCAGGCAGTCTCCGATCTGGAGCCCTACTGGGAGGCCGTGCGTCAGCTCTACCGTCCGTTTGAAAACGGCATCCCAGGCCCCACGGGCCGCGTGTACAAGCACGAGATTCCGGGCGGGCAGCTGTCCAACCTGCGCGCACAGGCCAGTGCTTTGGGCCTGGCGGACCGCTTCGAGGTTATCGAGGACAACTACGCAGCCGTCAATGAGATGCTGGGCCGGCCTACCAAGGTCACGCCCTCGTCGAAGGTGGTCGGTGATTTGGCCCTGCACCTGGTGGGCGCAGGGGTAGACCCCGCCGACTTCGAGGCCAACCCCACCAAGTACGACATCCCGGATTCCGTCATCGCCTTCCTGCGTGGCGAGCTGGGTACGCCTCCGGGTGGGTGGCCGCCGCTGCGTGATCGCGTGCTGGAAGGCCGCGCCCCGGGTGATGTCACTGTTAAGGAAGTCCCCGCCGAAGAGCAGGCGCACTTGACTTCCGAGAACTCGGAGGAGCGCCGCGACGCCTTGAACCGCCTGCTGTTCCCGAAGCAGTTCGAGGAGTTCAACGAGTTCCGTCGTCAGTTCGGCAACACCGAGGCACTCACGGACACTGTCTTCCTTTACGGCCTGGAAGAGGGCAATGAGTACATTGTCCACTACTTCCCAGAGGGCTCTAATGACCGCGCCCAACTCAAGCCGATTACCCTGCGCCTGGACGCATTGGGTGAGCCGGATGAAAAGGGCATGCGCAACGTGGTGCTCAACGTCAATGGCCAGATTCGCCCGATGAAGGTCCGCGACACCAACGTTGAGTCCACCGTTGCCACCGTGGAGAAGGCCGACCCGTCTAATGAGGGCCACGTGGCCGCCCCGTTTGCCGGCGTGGTTAATGCCACCGTGGAACCGGGCGCTGCGGTCAAGGCAGGCGACCAGGTGGCCGTTATCGAGGCGATGAAGATGGAAGCCTCCATCTCTGCCACCAAGGACGGCGTGGTGGAGCGCGTGGCCATCGGCCAGGCCACCAAGGTCGAAGGCGGGGACTTGATCGTCGTCATCAAGTAA
- a CDS encoding acetyl/propionyl/methylcrotonyl-CoA carboxylase subunit alpha, with translation MTVDIKKITKVLIANRGEIAVRVIRAARDAGIASVAVYAEPDADAPFVSLADEAFALGGQTSAESYLDTAKILDAAAKSGANAIHPGYGFLSENADFAQAVIDAGLIWIGPSPEAIAQLGDKVTARHIAERADAPMAPGTKDPVADAAEVEVFADTHGLPIAIKAAFGGGGRGMKVAYERSEVAELFESATREAIAAFGRGECFVERYLDKARHVEAQVLADQHGNVVVMGTRDCSLQRRFQKLVEEAPAPFLTEEQRETIHSSAKRICQEAGYHGAGTVEYLVGSDGLISFLEVNTRLQVEHPVTEETTGVDLVRQQFLIAEGHPLSITEDPTPRGHAIEFRINGEDAAAGFIPAPGTIVTYAEPAGPGVRVDSGVREGTVIGGQFDSMLAKLIVWGEDRDQALARARRALAEYKVTGLPTVIPFHQAMVEDPAFTGTGESFAVYTKWIEEAWANGLPPYVDPDEAEAEAADPAQKFVVEIGGRRVEVALPSNLLMGGVNAVRKRAKKRRGGGTKAAVSGDAIVAPMQGTVIKVNVSEDQEVAEGDVVVILEAMKMENPVKAHKSGKVTGLKVEAGAQINKGEPILEIK, from the coding sequence GTGACTGTAGACATCAAGAAGATCACCAAGGTGCTCATCGCCAACCGCGGCGAGATTGCCGTTCGCGTTATTCGCGCAGCCCGCGACGCCGGCATTGCCTCCGTTGCCGTCTATGCGGAGCCCGATGCCGACGCCCCCTTCGTCTCCCTGGCGGACGAGGCCTTTGCCTTGGGCGGCCAGACCTCCGCGGAGTCTTACTTGGACACCGCCAAAATCCTGGATGCCGCCGCGAAGTCCGGCGCCAACGCCATCCACCCCGGTTACGGTTTCTTGTCTGAGAACGCTGATTTCGCTCAGGCTGTCATCGACGCTGGCCTGATCTGGATTGGCCCCTCCCCGGAGGCTATTGCCCAACTGGGTGACAAGGTCACCGCCCGCCACATTGCAGAGCGTGCCGATGCCCCCATGGCCCCAGGCACCAAGGACCCGGTTGCCGATGCCGCTGAAGTGGAGGTGTTTGCCGATACCCACGGTTTGCCCATCGCCATCAAGGCCGCCTTTGGCGGCGGTGGCCGTGGCATGAAGGTCGCTTACGAGCGCTCGGAGGTGGCGGAGCTCTTTGAGTCCGCTACCCGTGAGGCAATCGCGGCCTTTGGTCGTGGCGAGTGCTTTGTGGAGCGCTACCTGGACAAGGCCCGCCACGTGGAGGCGCAGGTACTGGCGGACCAGCACGGCAACGTGGTGGTCATGGGCACGCGTGACTGCTCTCTGCAGCGTCGCTTCCAGAAGCTGGTGGAAGAAGCCCCGGCGCCATTTTTGACCGAGGAGCAGCGGGAGACCATTCACTCTTCCGCAAAGCGAATTTGCCAGGAGGCTGGCTACCACGGCGCAGGTACCGTGGAATACCTGGTGGGCTCCGATGGGCTGATTTCCTTCCTGGAGGTCAATACCCGCCTGCAGGTGGAACACCCCGTTACAGAGGAAACCACCGGGGTGGACCTGGTACGCCAACAGTTCCTGATTGCTGAGGGCCACCCGCTGTCCATTACCGAAGACCCAACCCCGCGTGGTCACGCCATCGAATTCCGCATCAACGGTGAGGACGCCGCCGCTGGGTTTATCCCTGCCCCGGGCACCATTGTCACCTATGCGGAACCGGCGGGCCCGGGCGTGCGCGTGGACTCCGGCGTGCGCGAAGGCACCGTTATTGGCGGGCAGTTTGACTCCATGCTGGCCAAGCTCATCGTGTGGGGCGAAGACCGCGACCAGGCGCTGGCGCGTGCCCGCCGCGCCTTGGCCGAGTACAAGGTCACGGGCCTGCCCACGGTTATCCCCTTCCACCAGGCGATGGTGGAAGACCCGGCCTTTACCGGCACCGGGGAATCCTTCGCGGTCTATACCAAGTGGATTGAGGAGGCCTGGGCCAACGGCTTGCCGCCCTACGTGGACCCGGACGAAGCCGAAGCTGAGGCCGCTGACCCGGCACAGAAGTTTGTGGTGGAAATCGGTGGGCGTCGCGTGGAGGTTGCGCTGCCCTCCAACCTGCTCATGGGTGGAGTTAACGCCGTACGCAAGCGTGCCAAGAAGCGCCGTGGCGGCGGGACTAAGGCGGCGGTGTCTGGCGATGCCATCGTGGCCCCCATGCAGGGCACCGTCATCAAGGTCAATGTCTCCGAGGACCAGGAAGTCGCCGAGGGCGACGTAGTGGTAATCCTGGAGGCCATGAAGATGGAGAACCCTGTTAAGGCCCACAAGTCCGGCAAAGTCACCGGATTAAAGGTCGAGGCCGGGGCCCAGATCAACAAGGGCGAGCCCATCTTGGAGATCAAGTAG
- the prpB gene encoding methylisocitrate lyase, producing the protein MAGLFGSTLTNAQKRQQFRAALEGEGLTTLPGAFNPLTARLIQDIGAFGGVYISGAVLANDLGLPDIGLTTLTEVATRAGQIARATDLPVLVDADTGFGEPMSAARTVAALEDAGLAGCHLEDQVNPKRCGHLDGKEVVPTDLMVRRISAAVNERRDENFIICARTDAAGIHGIDEAIERAKAYADAGADLIFTEALYSVEDFEKFRKAVDTPLLANMTEFGKTELLSARQIEDLGYNAVIWPVSTFRVAMGATEEFLRDMAAEGLQSPEWLERMQHRSRLYELVRYNEYNAFDQAVFTYSKEAYKPTFD; encoded by the coding sequence ATGGCTGGCCTCTTTGGCTCCACGCTGACTAATGCGCAAAAGCGGCAGCAGTTCCGCGCTGCTTTGGAAGGTGAGGGACTGACCACCCTTCCTGGCGCCTTCAATCCGCTGACCGCGCGGCTTATCCAGGACATCGGCGCCTTTGGTGGTGTCTACATCTCCGGTGCCGTGCTGGCTAATGACCTGGGCCTGCCGGACATCGGCCTGACCACCTTGACCGAAGTAGCTACCCGCGCTGGCCAGATTGCCCGGGCTACGGATCTGCCTGTGCTTGTCGATGCCGACACTGGCTTCGGTGAGCCCATGTCTGCAGCGCGCACCGTTGCCGCCCTTGAGGATGCCGGCCTGGCTGGCTGCCACCTGGAGGACCAGGTTAACCCCAAGCGTTGCGGCCACCTTGACGGCAAGGAAGTGGTTCCCACCGATTTGATGGTGCGCCGTATTTCGGCCGCCGTCAATGAGCGCCGTGATGAGAACTTCATCATCTGCGCCCGCACCGACGCCGCTGGCATCCACGGCATTGATGAGGCCATCGAGCGGGCCAAGGCTTATGCCGACGCTGGCGCGGACCTCATCTTCACCGAGGCCCTGTACTCCGTGGAAGACTTTGAGAAGTTCCGCAAGGCCGTGGATACCCCGCTGTTGGCGAACATGACGGAGTTTGGCAAGACCGAGCTGCTGTCTGCCCGCCAGATTGAGGACCTGGGCTACAACGCAGTCATCTGGCCAGTGTCCACCTTCCGGGTGGCCATGGGCGCGACCGAGGAATTCCTCCGCGATATGGCCGCTGAAGGCCTGCAGTCGCCGGAGTGGCTCGAGCGCATGCAGCACCGTTCTCGTTTGTACGAGCTGGTTCGCTACAACGAGTACAACGCCTTCGACCAGGCTGTCTTCACCTACTCGAAGGAAGCCTACAAGCCCACCTTCGACTAG